From the Apium graveolens cultivar Ventura unplaced genomic scaffold, ASM990537v1 ctg7324, whole genome shotgun sequence genome, one window contains:
- the LOC141704032 gene encoding uncharacterized protein LOC141704032, which yields MASKLAQLKSKACQAKQFVATHGTSYYKQLLEQNKQYIQEPATVEKCNELSKKLLYTRLASIPGRNEAMWKEVDYIKQTWKNRKDLKVEDAGTAVVFGLECFAWYCVGEIVGRGFTFTGYYP from the exons ATGGCATCAAAATTGGCTCAATTAAAATCCAAGGCATGCCAAGCCAAACAGTTTGTGGCCACGCACGGAACTTCATATTACAAACAGTTGTTGGAGCAGAATAAACAGTACATTCAGGAGCCAGCCACTGTGGAGAAATGCAATGAGTTGTCCAAGAAGTTGTTGTACACTCGTCTTGCCAG TATTCCCGGTCGTAACGAGGCAATGTGGAAGGAAGTCGATTATATAAAGCAAACATGGAAGAATAGGAAAGACTTGAAAGTGGAAGATGCCGGCACTGCAGTTGTGTTTGGATTGGAGTGTTTTGCATGGTATTGTGTCGGTGAGATTGTTGGAAGAGGATTTACATTTACTGGTTACTATCCCTGA
- the LOC141704026 gene encoding uncharacterized protein LOC141704026 isoform X2 gives MASKLAQLKSKTCQAKQFVATHGTSYYNQLLEQNKQYIQKPATVEKCNELSKKLLYTRLASIPGRNEAMWKEVDYLKQAWKNRKDLKVEDAGTAVVFGLECFAWYCVGEIVGRGFTFTGYYP, from the exons ATGGCATCAAAACTGGCTCAATTGAAGTCCAAGACATGCCAAGCTAAACAATTTGTTG ccACACATGGAACTTCCTACTACAACCAGTTGTTAGAGCAGAATAAGCAGTACATCCAGAAGCCAGCCACTGTGGAAAAATGCAACGAGTTGTCCAAGAAGTTACTGTATACCCGTCTTGCCAG TATCCCTGGTCGTAACGAGGCAATGTGGAAGGAAGTTGATTATCTAAAGCAAGCATGGAAGAACAGGAAAGATTTGAAAGTGGAAGATGCTGGAACTGCAGTTGTGTTTGGGTTGGAGTGTTTTGCATGGTATTGTGTTGGTGAGATTGTTGGAAGGGGATTTACATTCACCGGCTACTATCCTTAA
- the LOC141704026 gene encoding uncharacterized protein LOC141704026 isoform X1: MTTQNTAYTIMDASYIYRARLRFIQCRPKPNYSSFCPNSIPIDPYLTRDDPIPNFGYNTTHGTSYYNQLLEQNKQYIQKPATVEKCNELSKKLLYTRLASIPGRNEAMWKEVDYLKQAWKNRKDLKVEDAGTAVVFGLECFAWYCVGEIVGRGFTFTGYYP; the protein is encoded by the exons ATGACAACCCAAAATACAGCCTACACAATCATGGATGCATCCTACATATACAGGGCGCGTCTTCGCTTCATACAATGTAGACCAAAACCTAATTATTCATCTTTTTGCCCCAATTCAATTCCAATTGACCCGTATTTGACCCGAGATGatccaataccaaattttggctataacaccACACATGGAACTTCCTACTACAACCAGTTGTTAGAGCAGAATAAGCAGTACATCCAGAAGCCAGCCACTGTGGAAAAATGCAACGAGTTGTCCAAGAAGTTACTGTATACCCGTCTTGCCAG TATCCCTGGTCGTAACGAGGCAATGTGGAAGGAAGTTGATTATCTAAAGCAAGCATGGAAGAACAGGAAAGATTTGAAAGTGGAAGATGCTGGAACTGCAGTTGTGTTTGGGTTGGAGTGTTTTGCATGGTATTGTGTTGGTGAGATTGTTGGAAGGGGATTTACATTCACCGGCTACTATCCTTAA
- the LOC141704024 gene encoding putative phospholipase A2 homolog 1 isoform X1, whose amino-acid sequence MLRRISPATLSPASILTVIILSFLFQIGQSNENSQEVTCSTTCVAQNCNSIGIRYGKYCGVGWSGCPGEKPCDDLDACCKVHDDCVGQKGMNNIKCHQKFKRCIKKVQKSGKPGFSTVCPVDVAVPTMDQGMDMAIMFSQFGNSKLEL is encoded by the exons ATGCTCCGGCGTATTTCTCCGGCAACATTATCACCTGCATCTATCCTCACCGTCATCATCTTGTCCTTTCTCTTCCAAATCGGACAATCCAATGAAAATTCGCAG GAGGTGACATGCAGTACAACATGTGTGGCTCAAAATTGCAATT CAATTGGGATAAGGTACGGTAAGTATTGTGGAGTTGGATGGTCCGGATGTCCCGGTGAGAAGCCTTGTGATGATCTCGATGCTTGTTGTAAAGTTCACGATGATTGCGTTGGACAAAAAG GTATGAATAACATAAAATGCCATCAGAAGTTCAAGCGCTGCATAAAGAAAGTACAAAAATCTGGAAAGCCCGGGTTTTCAACGGTCTGTCCTGTCGACGTGGCTGTTCCTACAATGGATCAGGGTATGGACATGGCCATTATGTTTAGCCAGTTTGGCAACTCCAAGCTTGAACTTTGA
- the LOC141704024 gene encoding putative phospholipase A2 homolog 1 isoform X2: protein MLRRISPATLSPASILTVIILSFLFQIGQSNENSQVTCSTTCVAQNCNSIGIRYGKYCGVGWSGCPGEKPCDDLDACCKVHDDCVGQKGMNNIKCHQKFKRCIKKVQKSGKPGFSTVCPVDVAVPTMDQGMDMAIMFSQFGNSKLEL, encoded by the exons ATGCTCCGGCGTATTTCTCCGGCAACATTATCACCTGCATCTATCCTCACCGTCATCATCTTGTCCTTTCTCTTCCAAATCGGACAATCCAATGAAAATTCGCAG GTGACATGCAGTACAACATGTGTGGCTCAAAATTGCAATT CAATTGGGATAAGGTACGGTAAGTATTGTGGAGTTGGATGGTCCGGATGTCCCGGTGAGAAGCCTTGTGATGATCTCGATGCTTGTTGTAAAGTTCACGATGATTGCGTTGGACAAAAAG GTATGAATAACATAAAATGCCATCAGAAGTTCAAGCGCTGCATAAAGAAAGTACAAAAATCTGGAAAGCCCGGGTTTTCAACGGTCTGTCCTGTCGACGTGGCTGTTCCTACAATGGATCAGGGTATGGACATGGCCATTATGTTTAGCCAGTTTGGCAACTCCAAGCTTGAACTTTGA